The following are encoded together in the Argopecten irradians isolate NY chromosome 5, Ai_NY, whole genome shotgun sequence genome:
- the LOC138322757 gene encoding otoancorin-like produces MEYMESQSVPITLERVGNILAYACAFTEEQINNFVKDDFYLDILYTLVGSPCTSAERIDFLQGLIKDYTSFDSMTAAALTEQTTSATLESIPPNILVRYTRTELLKYGSDLCWKIVDLLSHVDIYVVSRAQIQEAYQYSISCLGKSTGTLTADDLVSLGTMICGLSSLDYDRLSSQALEDFIKQLQRDCPLTYDERVALTSKYVAAKGLTNGTGIRSSDISRLATLFPLLPSSVLSAISDEVLLAEAGTLLDELKEQEKFEESRKQSGLSSDISDGDRTAFESAKRLLYETIATALQSSANTAARRRKRSTASLTCSDLQTLQKSGLSALSTTQLTSLADEDFVDCVEILGAVIDFSEEQETSLLNVAMRTTVWGEPSTWSTDNVYNAGVICQAMSETQITSLTFNLDAVSRLGEFDGWTSVKKKAVFDRWLNQLKGGDSSSITVSELRSLGHITCGAETSHISVIPHTVYKDAADSVGELTSCNDTQLTAFATLAKAAYGSNVTSWLSSVISNIGVIIGGLSTDDVVLLSSTQIDAIDPNHIPYFPPDIFAGFTVEQFFTFSSAQSSKTTTEQRQALSAAQLAALQLDFSSDDAPRTAASSNFVVVLLPLVLMFLQLT; encoded by the exons ATGGAGTATATGGAATCCCAGTCAGTGCCAATCACGTTGGAAAGAGTCGGCAATATTCTTGCGTACGCATGCGCGTTTACAGAGGAgcagatcaataattttgtgaagGACGATTTTTACTTGGATATCCTCTACACACTTGTGGGATCCCCTTGTACATCCGCAGAAAGA ATTGACTTTCTACAAGGACTCATCAAAGATTATACTTCTTTTGATTCCATGACGGCGGCAGCACTCACAGAGCAAACGACCTCGGCGACATTAGAAAGTATACCCCCAAACATCCTTGTTAGATACAC ACGAACTGAACTGCTCAAATACGGTTCTGATTTGTGTTGGAAAATAGTAGACCTTCTCAGCCATGTTGATATCTATGTGGTCTCAAGAGCACAAATACAGGAGGCTTACCAATACAGCATTTCATGTCTG GGGAAATCAACAGGGACGTTAACGGCCGACGATCTGGTTTCACTGGGAACCATGATATGTGGATTGTCTTCCCTAGATTACGACAGGTTGTCCTCTCAAGCTTTGGAGGATTTCATCAAGCAGTTGCAGAGGGATTGTCCGTTAACCTACGACGAGCGAGTGGCTTTAACTAGCAAATACGTCGCAGCCAAAGGATT GACAAACGGAACGGGCATCAGATCATCCGACATTAGTAGATTGGCCACACTATTTCCTCTCCTTCCCTCTTCAGTTCTTTCTGCTATAAGCGAC GAAGTGTTGTTAGCAGAAGCTGGGACGTTACTTGATGAATTGAAGGAACAGGAGAAATTTGAGGAATCCAGAAAACAGTCCGGTCTCTCGAGCGATATTTCTGATGGAGATCGGACTGCGTTTGAGTCTGCGAAGCGTCTATTGTACGAAACAATAGCTACTGCATTGCAGTCCAGTGCAAACACTGCGGCCCGTAGACGCAAACGATCTACAG CCTCTTTGACCTGTAGTGACCTCCAAACTCTCCAGAAATCTGGACTGTCAGCATTGTCCACGACCCAATTGACCAGTTTAGCAGATGAAGACTTTGTCGACTGTGTAGAGATTCTGGGAGCAGTGATAGACTTTAGTGAAGAACAAGAAACAAGTTTGCTGAACGTCGCAATGAGGACTACA GTATGGGGAGAGCCGTCCACCTGGTCCACAGACAATGTATATAATGCTGGGGTAATCTGCCAGGCTATGAGCGAAACTCagattacctcccttacatTCAATCTGGACGCTGTTAGTCGACTCGGAGAATTCGATGGATGGACAAGTGTCAAG AAAAAGGCAGTATTTGATCGTTGGTTAAACCAGCTAAAGGGTGGTGATAGTAGTAGTATCACGGTCAGCGAGCTGCGGTCACTCGGACACATCACCTGTGGGGCAGAGACCAGTCATATCAGTGTCATTCCACACACGGTTTACAA GGACGCGGCGGACTCAGTCGGAGAACTGACGAGTTGTAATGATACACAGCTAACGGCGTTCGCTACTCTGGCTAAGGCAGCTTACGGCAGTAATGTCACATCGTGGCTATCTTCTGTTATATCAAACATCGGAGTAATCATAG GTGGCCTATCCACAGATGACGTCGTCCTGCTCTCCTCTACACAGATAGATGCTATAGACCCTAACCACATCCCGTATTTTCCACCAGACATATTTGCA GGCTTCACAGTGGAACAGTTCTTTACGTTCAGCTCAGCACAATCCTCCAAAACAACAACTGAGCAAAGGCAAGCTCTAAGTGCAGCTCAGCTTGCTGCACTCCAACTGGACTTCTCATCAG